The Thiomicrorhabdus sp. genomic interval ACAAAAATTCAATTTCTATCCGAAATAAACACCGGCTACCGCAGTTGCACCTGTGGATAACTCTGTATAAAACTCAAAGGCGTCCGAATTTTCAGACGCCTTTTTTATTTCCTATACCGCTTCCCGCTCTCCCAACCCTGCCAAGGCTTGACCAAGCCATGCGGAACCCTCTGCCGATAAAATCCTATCTCCCGACAAACATGAAAATAACCGCAAAAACCTTTCGGCAGAAAACAAAAAAGCCCCGTCAGTTTTCACTAACGAGGCTTTGAATAATGGCGCGCCCGAAGGGAGTCGAACCCCTAACCGCTCGGTTCGTAGCCCAAAACACTACTTATATTAATCAATAACTTATATTAAATTTTCCCCCAGAAATGTCTTTTTTCATCCCTTTTAAATCGCGCTTTTCATTTTTCTTGGGGGAAAAATTAATCATCTAAATCAAGCTGTTTATAGTTAATTCCCAAAGCTTCAGCAAAAGCTTTTTGAGTTTTAACACCTACTCTTTCAGGGTGTTTTTCAATGTCAGATATTCTTGTTTGAGACACTTCCAATTTCTCGGCCATTTCTTTTTGTGTAAATCCTAAATGTTTTCTCCATGCGGCATAAAGAGATAAATCTTTTTCAAACATTAAATCTACTACTTCTTGTGGAAAATAGATTTTTTCATTTGTTAAAGATAAATATTCCTCATAAGGTAAAACGGCAAAAGCTGGTTTACCACCCTGCTCAATGATTTGTACATTAGTATGTGCGTTCATCACGTTTTTTCACCTCTTCAATAAAAACAATTTCAATTTCATCATTAACATTAAAAAAGACTCTAAAGTCTCCAACTCTTAATCTATATTCATAATCATGGTTTTTTAAAGCTTTAACATTTTTTGATTTTTGAAATTCTGGTAACTCATCTTTAACGGCTAATCTAATTTTATTAGCCATGATTTTATTTTTAAGTTTCATCAATTGTTTTAAAGCTTTCTTTTCCCATTCAACTTTAAACATAAGTTTTACACTCAAATTATTTTCATAATGACCATTATAACACAAAAGCTATATTTTTATAATATAAAACCATATTATTAAATATAGTCTCTTTTTAGAAATGATTTTACATATCAAATGCTAATAGTTATCATTAGAGAGAAATAGGCTTAATTGGTATTTATATGCACTCTTTTCTTTCTGAATATCATTTTGATCATCCCATTCACTATTTTTTATTGGTTTTTGTTGCTATTACCTATTTTTATTTATTCTTTTTTCACTTTGATAATCGATTCCTGATTGCTTTGTTGCGGCGAATAAAATTTCGATCGAAATCTAAAAACCCAACTTATCAATACAAGCCTGTTTATAAATTTATGACTAATCGCGAATATCAGTTTTTGCTTGCGCTGCAAAAAGTCTGTTCTGATGAGGTTTTTATTTTTCCGAAGGTTCGTTTGGTGGATTTGATTTTGCC includes:
- a CDS encoding helix-turn-helix transcriptional regulator; translated protein: MNAHTNVQIIEQGGKPAFAVLPYEEYLSLTNEKIYFPQEVVDLMFEKDLSLYAAWRKHLGFTQKEMAEKLEVSQTRISDIEKHPERVGVKTQKAFAEALGINYKQLDLDD
- a CDS encoding type II toxin-antitoxin system RelE/ParE family toxin, coding for MFKVEWEKKALKQLMKLKNKIMANKIRLAVKDELPEFQKSKNVKALKNHDYEYRLRVGDFRVFFNVNDEIEIVFIEEVKKRDERTY